From the genome of Lutzomyia longipalpis isolate SR_M1_2022 chromosome 2, ASM2433408v1, one region includes:
- the LOC129791180 gene encoding uncharacterized protein LOC129791180: MCEKAVHCGIDHLRAILQHEIEKRDDARGRCSDLGRQIEAFEAMTEEARRQPQSSLDPLVEKQANTNSALASQVAATREQLDNLSRSFRNLEVCSKECDLNMRDLIVDYACITRSELLKEVKRFERMQIDLKSNIDRLQFRLDCESKQYYSLLDQFQKLQIELYYLQNLGEKYSFRNFFVH, encoded by the exons atgtGTGAGAAAGCAGTCCATTGTGGTATAGACCATCTTCGAGCTATTTTGCAgcatgaaattgaaaaacg AGACGATGCGCGGGGGCGCTGCAGCGATTTGGGGCGACAAATTGAGGCTTTCGAAGCCATGACCGAGGAGGCACGTCGGCAGCCTCAGAGCTCCCTGGATCCCCTTGTGGAGAAGCAGGCAAACACCAACAGCGCCCTCGCATCACAAGTTGCTGCCACGCGTGAGCAGCTGGACAACCTTTCACGCTCCTTCCGCAATCTCGAAGTTTGCAGCAAGGAATGCGATCTCAATATGCGTGATCTCATTGTGGACTATGCTTGTATCACACGCAGTGAGCTCCTTAAG GAGGTGAAACGTTTCGAACGGATGCAAATTGATCTGAAGAGCAACATTGACCGATTGCAGTTTCGCCTTGACTGTGAGTCAAAGCAGTACTACTCGCTCCTCGATCAGTTCCAGAAGCTTCAGATTGAGCTGTACTACCTACAAAATCTCGGTGAAAAATACTCCTTCCGGAATTTCTTTGTGCACTAA